From the genome of Anopheles funestus chromosome 2RL, idAnoFuneDA-416_04, whole genome shotgun sequence:
AATAGaatcatataaaaaatatgcaattttcaataataaaaacaattgttcataCAGGCGAAGCAACTGTACAGTGAGCAGGATTTTAAAAATCTCACTAGCGTGAGAAACTTCACGAAAACATGACTGCTCGAATTCCCACCGGCGGTGAAACAGCTCGAAATCAGCATGAGATTTTTAGTGAcagctgtttgttttgttttgtcaaaaAGTTGTTTGTCATTTTGGTTGCAGTACTCAGAGAGCAGGCTGCACAACGCAACGTGCAGACgccattttaaaattgatttaaaatttaagtttgaaaatattactcAATGCAAAGGTTAAACATAATCGAAATGGGTAGCAAAAATTAGATTTTCATACCGTAGTTTTGAATATTCAACACAATTCGATTATTTTTGTCATCTCTGGTtgtggaataaaataattggCTTTGGTTGAGCGCTAGATGTCAAATGCCATCAAATGGTCTAGCCTGCTCTACAGCTGTTTGTGTCTCAGTGTCTTTGATTTTGTGTAAAGTTAGCGGCCGCCGTTGATCACTTTAATAAACATTAACGAAAGTAATCGCATTTTGAGACCATTTAACTTAAATTCGTGTGCAAGGTATAGTAGAATCATTTCCCGTTACGTTAGTTCTTCCGTGGAGCAACAAATTATtccgatttgtttgttttcctgtgCTGAGCTTTGCTTTGTCATGTACACATAACCTCAATGGAATTTTGTTGGTGTTCTAAATCTACCGTAGATGTTCCTGACCCGTTCCGAGTACGACCGTGGCGTGAACACCTTCTCTCCCGAGGGACGTCTTTTCCAGGTGGAATATGCCATCGAAGCGATCAAATTTGGTTCTACTGCCATTGGTATTAGCACACCGGAGGGTAAGTTTACATTGCACCTTGGCAagcgacgatgatgacgagcGGAAATTTGATCAATGCTACTTGGATTTTAGGTGTTGTAATGGCGGTAGAGAAACGTATTACCTCATCGCTGATAGAACCATCGAAGATGGAAAAGATCGTAGAAGTAGACCGTCACATAGGATGTGCCACCTCGGGCCTGATGGCTGACTCGCGAACGCTGCTCGATCGTGCGCGTATCGAGTGCCAGAATCATTGGTTCGTGTACAACGAAAGGATGTCGGTGGAATCATGTGCACAGGCCGTCTCGAACGTGGCCATCCAGTTTGGTGACGGTGACGATACGGATTCGGCCATGAGTCGACCATTCGGTGTAGCTATACTGTTTGCTGGCATTGAGAATGATGAACCGCAGCTTTGGCATATGGATCCGTCTGGAACGTATATAAGGTTTGACGCAAAAGCAATCGGTTCCGGTAGCGAAGGTGCACAACAGAATTTGCAGGTGTGTTTATGACGTACAGAGGACGGAGTTTTAATTATAGCTTTATTGTTAATGTATTTGTTCTTGTCCACCGCAGGAGTACTATTTGCCCACGATGACCATTAAGGAAGCGATCAATCTAGCTCTTAGCACACTGAAGCAAGTGATGGAAGAGAAGCTGAACTCAACGAACGTTGAAGTCATGACAATGACACCGAAGGAACTGTTCCGAATGTTCAGCAAGGAGGAAGTTGAAGAGTACATCAATAATATGAGCTAAATCGgatttgaaacatttgttttcgtcCCGTGCAGTTTCCACGCATCTTTAAGTGATCACCCCCGCGTTTTTTCCAAGCTATTATCAGCAGACTGGTTTCCATCTGGTAGTTCATGGTATCGGCTAACATATTTCAATGGAGTTGAGGAGTATCTACTTTGCaaattgctttcttttcgattAGCTTCTCGACGGAAGCAAAGTAAGACTTGTGCGAGGCAGAGAAGAGAATAAAATTTGTTCCAGAAGTGAATGGTGCTGTTCAATTGTAGCTGGTAAGAAATGTTgctaatattattttatttttgggaatTGTGTGAGCATGATCGTTGCTGATCGTGTCTACAATGCGACAACTATTTAATTTTCAGTACTTcagatgtaaaattttccatttaaaaaaaatgtaaaatattttcagatTCAAGAATCAATTTCCAAGCTATGAGACAAAGTTGATTTAATAATGTTGAGGTCAGTCAAGTAGACTCATATGTTTGGTATTCAAATCCGGAATGGGTTGACGAATCCATTTCGACTACGACGTTGAAAACCCAGATTCAATCCTAAAACCGGTCGGACCTTGCAGTCGATTCCTGTATAGATTTCGGAGTCAAATGCGATGGAATACTACTTTACGgattttcaattgaaattcGATTGGTTTATCAGTAGTGTTCTACGGGTTTTGAAACAGGTTTTTTAGCAGATTTTTCccttaattttttaaactattttctaTTGTATTTATTGAATGTTGGCATTAgtgttttccacattttccttGCGTTGTCTGATAGTTATGCATAGGATTCCCAGAGTTATGCCTAAAGTATTCCAGAAGCTTTCTTTGGGGGTTAATCAGATGAAATTGGATGTCTCTAGTTTTCAAGCAAATTTCGCCATATTTTGCAGTTTTCTGTCGGCTTTCGTACAATGTTCTTGAGGTTTTCCCGTAGTAGTAATGGGAGTACAACATTACTGCTTTATGCGATTGtgcaccgatttttttttgtagtttttgtatttttttcttgggatCAGCTCGTTTAGAATAATTACTTattacttaaaatatttaaacacaaaGCTGAttgaatattattattaacttTTATAGtattaaatatatatatatatggtCTGCCGTGGACGGCAgagaccgggttcaaatcccatccggaccgtcccctcgtagcatggactgactatcctgctacgtggtaaaataagtcttgatacggccaggccgttctaaccgagcaaaaacaaatatatgtatatggtCTAACATAAAACACGATCATCTTTCCCCTTTTACAAAGAACTAAAGCGTATCGCCCTTCGAACAAATTATATTCGAATTGTGACGAATTTACATCGAACGGTTCAAATTTCGTCTATTTGACATGGTTCTTTACCGATTGAATTGCGCAGGAAACGTGTTACATGACCCAATGGAGGAATGTTTTTCTCATTTATTCTCATGCCAACATCCCCATCCCCAGTTGCCCAATCACAGGTTGACAAGGGTTAAATTACTGGTTGTGGGGGGGTTCCATCCTACCCCAAAATAGTACAGATTTCCGATCTTATTACAACGGAGCAAAATGATGGCCACAAAAAGTGGAGCAAATGTCAAAcccggttcggttcggtgttCGGCTTTTGGAATCGAGTCCTATTGACACACTAAAGGCATAAGGGGACAAacagaggggaaaaaaagcacacatcaGGAGCTCACTGTGACACACTGTCGGCAATCTTCTCCACATTAGCCACCAACCACCCGCCCGCGCGCCCCTTTCACATGATGCCCGGTGCCACACGTTTACGTAAAAGCGTCAAACGACACCGAATGGTTCGGAATAATGTACCGTGAGAAATTACCGGGCACACGATCTTGTCTGCCTTCTCGAGCCTCCGTGTCGCTTTGCAGAAGTTAGTGGAGCATGGAAAATGTGTGTATGAGCGTGTTTGGTTGATGGTCCGCACAGAAATGAGTTATGCGAAGTGAGtaatgaaagaagaaattgaACAGCTAGCATGACGAAGGGGTTCAAAGAAGTTCACCGTTTTTCTATGTTCGGTGTGCGGTGATCTTTCTCCGTAGTACGTTTCTATGCTTCGCCAACGACAATTGACCGGTATTGCAATAGCAGGACAGAGGCGTATTGAGGTTAAACGGTAGTAACTGCATAATCGCTTAGTAATTTTACGTAATTAAGACAAAGAAAGCGATTTAGTAGTTGCTAGAATGTGTGCTGTAAAATTCGATAATGATCTGCTTGGGGAGGGTTTTACGGTAAATAGGTATTGAGTTATACACTAGGAGCCGTACAAGCATTAATAGATAGTTATTcatttgtcaaacaaaaaacaaaactattttttaaattgctttttctCTGCTGTGCAGATTCCTTCCCGATCCTCACACGCCATACGCCGAACGATCGTTCATACATATAATTTGTTTccataaatattatttcttaCTATGCTCTTTCCCACCCTGCCGGCCATTAACGCCAACATTACCTTCAGGTGTTGCTGCAAACGATGCAGTCACTCACTAACACTGCACTCTTGTCGAGCTTAAAGAGGACGATCAAGAGTAGAAGAAAGTAAACGttttgccgaaaaaaaaataaaacgccaCGGCAAAGAACAATCGAGCTGTTAAAGCCACCAGCTGtgggatgttgttttgttacgaATGCGTATCGGTTGATCATGGTGCTTTATGATCGATGCAGAGCCCCGGTACACGTCAATTAGTTGCTGCAATTCGTGCGATCGTGCACCACGGTACACGGTGGAATGACAATAATGGTGATTTATGCTGAGCGTTCGACTATTTACAACTGGCCAGACACACCGAGTGTGCGGCACACGTACGCGAACAAACGATGCATTTGCGTGTGTTAAATGTGCACTGCATTCCTAATGTCCTCCCCCGGGTGGAAAAGAGATGCTGTGCGGTTGAGGTAGTGGTAGTTTAGCCCACTTCACGGATGGCGGACTAGGGCCCACGTTTGTTATGAAACGAGTGTGATCTACTGATCGGAGTCTGACGGTGTTCAGCCTTTATTTAGCTTCAATTTaattatgcaaatgaaaaatgatctcTGATTTTATGTCATTATGATTTAAAGTGTGTTTATACACAGGATCGCGTACGGTTGATATTGATTAGTGTGAAAGCTTTACACGAGCGCAGCGCCATGCAG
Proteins encoded in this window:
- the LOC125766614 gene encoding proteasome subunit alpha type-5, whose protein sequence is MFLTRSEYDRGVNTFSPEGRLFQVEYAIEAIKFGSTAIGISTPEGVVMAVEKRITSSLIEPSKMEKIVEVDRHIGCATSGLMADSRTLLDRARIECQNHWFVYNERMSVESCAQAVSNVAIQFGDGDDTDSAMSRPFGVAILFAGIENDEPQLWHMDPSGTYIRFDAKAIGSGSEGAQQNLQEYYLPTMTIKEAINLALSTLKQVMEEKLNSTNVEVMTMTPKELFRMFSKEEVEEYINNMS